A single region of the Candidatus Desulfatibia profunda genome encodes:
- a CDS encoding glycosyltransferase family 4 protein, giving the protein MNLKIAILGTKGVPGRHGVEVVVDSLLPHLSALGHEITVYAYSSYSEDQKEYHGARVKTVVGKGGKNLQMITHMWNASLDTRRESYDLIHIHSTDPCLLAWLPKSKYGVVASSHGQAYIREKWGAAAKTASKIAERFFIYLPNVVTSVSKPLAELYRSKYKKPVHYIPNGVKRRRAPNVKILQKWSLTAGRFLFCSAGRIERTKGLHTLLEAYGKLKTEFPLVIAGGGSGSDLTYHDSLRNSAPEGVRFLGFLTGDELFSLYAHAGIFVFPSEYEAMSMALLEGLSFGTPTVYSDIPENKAVADGLGYAFKVSDSESLAGVIKQVLANYEEAINIGGKAKEVVREKHNWANIAKMYNDLYIQMKQLKETTKR; this is encoded by the coding sequence ATGAATTTAAAGATTGCCATCCTTGGTACAAAAGGTGTTCCCGGGCGACATGGCGTCGAGGTGGTTGTTGATTCACTTTTGCCGCATCTTAGCGCATTGGGCCATGAGATAACGGTTTATGCGTACAGCTCATACTCCGAGGATCAAAAGGAATATCATGGTGCTCGTGTCAAGACCGTTGTTGGAAAGGGTGGTAAGAACCTCCAGATGATTACGCATATGTGGAACGCATCGCTGGACACCAGAAGAGAGTCATATGACCTTATACATATACATAGTACCGACCCATGCCTATTGGCCTGGCTTCCAAAATCTAAATACGGTGTAGTGGCCTCGTCTCATGGGCAGGCTTATATTCGTGAAAAGTGGGGTGCTGCTGCAAAGACCGCATCAAAAATTGCTGAGCGTTTTTTCATCTACCTGCCTAACGTTGTCACGTCTGTTTCAAAACCTCTGGCCGAACTTTACCGGTCCAAATATAAAAAACCGGTTCATTATATTCCAAACGGTGTCAAGCGTAGGCGTGCTCCCAATGTAAAAATATTGCAAAAATGGAGTCTCACTGCTGGACGCTTCCTGTTTTGCTCGGCAGGGCGGATAGAGCGGACCAAGGGCCTTCATACGCTACTGGAGGCTTATGGGAAGTTGAAAACAGAGTTTCCACTGGTTATCGCAGGCGGAGGGAGTGGCAGTGACTTAACCTATCACGATAGCTTACGTAACAGTGCGCCGGAGGGGGTGCGGTTCCTTGGATTTCTAACCGGTGATGAGTTGTTCTCACTGTATGCCCATGCCGGGATTTTTGTATTCCCGTCTGAATATGAGGCGATGTCCATGGCCCTACTGGAAGGGCTCTCGTTCGGCACACCAACAGTGTATAGCGACATTCCTGAAAACAAAGCCGTTGCCGACGGGCTGGGCTATGCCTTTAAAGTTTCGGACAGCGAGTCACTGGCAGGTGTGATCAAACAAGTACTTGCGAACTATGAGGAGGCCATAAACATTGGAGGGAAGGCCAAAGAGGTTGTTCGTGAAAAACATAATTGGGCCAATATCGCGAAAATGTATAATGATTTATATATTCAAATGAAGCAACTTAAAGAAACAACAAAGAGATGA